The stretch of DNA AACGATTTAATTACAATATTACGTATTCGtattattcaaaattaattgaatattcgatttaaaaatataatttgtaaatataaaaatataattttaaaataataaaaaattaataatttcatttggatcaatataaaaaataaaaacaaatatattttgttattattgttaatacgtatacaatttaaaattttttgaaatgaatgaaaaattaaaaaaagttatgtgTTATATATTCTTACTATTTATATATTCCTACTATAACCAGGCATTAAACTAATGACAAAACTAATCAAAttgtaataatttattcaaaattcttaaattatctTTTCTAACACGGTAGAATTATAAATGTTCATAATACACAACAgaagtaataaaataattctattgatctattttgtacttaaaattttattgaaataagaTAGGTTAGATGCCAATACCTGAGTACCCtagtgaataaaattttttttcgatgGTACGAAGATATTATGTGTATCTTCACCCGAAGACTgatctttgttgtcaattcatTGACCAATGAATTTAACTAAGAAATTTCTTGCAACTCCTTGCACCAGCAATTCTTTGCTAAGAATTGGAATATTTTTGTATGTGGAggttaaagaaaaattttgtgttgtctttcttttataatatacacatatatagtatgagattggTGACGGATTTGTGAAATAAATTACAACTTAATTTGAAATAGAATCAGTTAGGATCTTATCCATGTTTAAAACTCAtcatagaataaataattaattatttaatattctcaattattatattattatattcatggtgctagcaaagaatattaattctatttgaattaatataattagttatttgatctaatcaaaataataattaaacaacGATTAaaacactcgttagtgtgtgatcctataggttcaatactaagcgggtcaaggttggcgtctagcaaaGCTCCTTGACTAACCGATAATatgaagtaataatatttttattaagaattcaagatgaacaaaaaatataactcCTTCCATCGTTTTAACCCTTGGCTAACTTTTAGAGTACGGTTtgattgtcaaactctaacttattaccattattataatgaattatgaatgacTTAAGAAACTCGTTTCTTAATTCATTCAAACCCCTTGGCCATGGCATTGTTTATTTCATTCGTTATAATCGTAGAGCTCAAATTTATTACCATAGTTGATAGATTTCATTTTGAcaaatcattaattctacaagtatttaaatcatacctaATGTCTATTCAACTAACACCGTAGGGTGTTAGGTGTCCGAATCAAAGTATAACAAATACATTGTCAATTACTATGATAGtcaaaggaaaattctaatattatgttCATCATAAGAATATCTTATTGACAAATATACGATAACTATAACATTCTTAGAGTGAGTCAATtcaatggttatatctctatatataccatttatatatataatttaataaacgagatctattaatcttcattCAATGAAgactattttatatatatattaatctaCCCGAATCACTAATGTCCCATTTTTAGTAATTCTACGattaaaaacaatttaaattaaaaatattcaaaaaacgTATATTTCATTATTACGATTCCTATCATAATTATtcgtttctaattttaattaaggacactattataaattataaaaatttatttttataaaaaataataataataataattcatgataatattttattagacATACGCTATCTCCAACAAATATAATCtattttatcttcaattttcaattttcatttctcaatcctttacttaaaaaaaattctttattctGCCTATTGAATAatacacatttttttttgtcactttTCTCATTTTATAAGCATAACAAAGgattgttaattttaaatttttgatacaATTTTAGAACTCTTTACCCATTATTTTCCATATATATTACATCACATACACATATTCCCAaatgtaaaaatttttaaaatatgataaaaaataaaaaatatcaatttcttTATAAATGACAAGTGGATTTTGtatttaacaaattatttatatatttgattcaatagttttaaaaatattaaataattatttagaatTTCTGAATTTGCATGcaaaaaaaccaaaatttaatttttatatatattttttgttttttaaaagatatttttggcCATTAACCAAAAAATCACGAAATAATTTTAACTCAACGtaaaatcatcaaatttcaatgatataaatattttacttttataatcatattacaaaaaatttgtattttttctgCCTCAGCCACCTCCCCAAATTTAATAGCATGTTGTGCATCTTGCACTCATGAACTTTGGAGTTTGTAATTTGTATTGCCATGTGTTGATGGGTTGAATGAGAAAGAAGAGCCTGTATACAAAGGGGTCAACCCCAACCCAAAGAGCCCATTAGGAAACCAAGATATCAGCTGAAAAaataaccaaataaaaaaaaagttaaaaaaagaaaacaaagttgGTGTTTGGATAAGGGATAAGGTTTTGATATGCATATCAACCAATGAGGTGTGAGAGGCTTCAACAGCCACAACTTTGATCTCATGCATTGATAGATAGCTATGGAAGTACTTAGCCAAATCCTGTCACTCACTTTGTGTAGTAGCAACTCTCTCTTTCTTTGTTGGATCTCTAAGAAGCAAACATGGCAGCTTCTTCTCCAATGGTTAGCCACCTCAAGTCAAGCTTCACTAGGCCTCTTGTCACTCCTAAGGGCTTTGCTGGCTCTTCTCCATTGAAGTTCTCTCCTTCTAGAAGACATTTCACCTTCTCTGTTAAGGCCATTCAATCTGAGAAGGTACATTTTCTATGCTATTTATGCTTACTATTATATAGTTTATCAAATTAATGTGTTACTTATGCATATATATAGTTTAGTGTTTTCTATCATTCATTGTCGCATGAAGTGTTTCAATTGTGTAATGAAATATGATTCATATAAACATTATCATGTATGTAGATGAATTGCACATTCAAtttttaaagtatatttttgtaagTAGAGACAAGAAATGGGTTTAGGGTTATAATTATGATGTAAGCATATGAAAAAATTCAAAGTAAATTACATAATtctatcttctcttttgagATTAGATAATATTACAAATGATGTATTTCTTTAAGCAAATTTTAGGACACTTATACTAATTGTTAAACCACTAATCATTGGTGTTTTGATAATGATTGCAATATGCACTTCAATTGCAGCCAACATATCAAGTGATTCAACCGATTAATGGTGACCCTTTCATTGGAAGCCTTGAAACCCCAGTTACATCAAGCCCATTGATTGCATGGTACCTCTCCAACCTCCCAGCATATAGAACAGCAGTGAACCCACTACTAAGGGGAGTTGAAGTGGGCTTGGCCCATGGCTTCCTCCTAGTAGGCCCATTTGTAAAGGCCGGGCCTTTAAGGAACACTCCCTATGCCGGTGGTGCCGGCTCCCTCGCCGCCGCCGGACTTGTTGTGATCCTAAGCATTTGCCTCACAATCTATGGAGTTGCATCCTTCAATGAAGGGCAGCCGTCGACCGCCCCATCGTTGACCCTAACCGGCCGCAAGAAGGAGCCTGATCAGCTCCAAACAGCGGACGGTTGGGCCAAGTTCACCGGTGGGTTCTTCTTCGGAGGAATCTCCGGTGTTACTTGGGCCTACTTCCTTCTCTATGTCTTGGACCTTCCTTACTACTTCAAGTGAAGAAACTTaggaattttaatttctttggttTATCTACTAAATATTCAATCTCAATGAACTGTACTAAGGAATGATATAATGATTTCTAGTGTTGAATTGAGATGGATGTGTATATGAATGACTCTCACTTTTGTTACAATGCTAAATTCCCCCTCTTGTTCTCCcatcttaatttaatttgtggataacaaaattgatgagcaaagagTAGCATAGTATTTATAACATGCATCTATAGTTAAATGGTTAATCCCAATTAGTTCTTATGAATTTGGTAAAGTCCTACTCTTTCCATTAGACTTATCCTAAAATCttcctaaaaaaaaattataggaaTTAAATATGTGCTAGGAATAGTTTACAAACTGAGACATATATATCACCTTGGTTTATGCATTTACATACAAATACAATCATGACCAACATAATAGTAAATGCAACTcactataaaatatatatatatttccaCAACAATCAAATCCTGCTTGCATATATATAATAGCAAGGATCTATTTCTTCATGTATCATATACATGAAATGCAAAGTTTGATTAATTAGAAGAAGAAGGCTTCATTGGAGAACATGATGGAGGCTCAAGTTTAGGGTCCAAACTAGG from Arachis duranensis cultivar V14167 chromosome 4, aradu.V14167.gnm2.J7QH, whole genome shotgun sequence encodes:
- the LOC107485975 gene encoding photosystem I reaction center subunit XI, chloroplastic: MAASSPMVSHLKSSFTRPLVTPKGFAGSSPLKFSPSRRHFTFSVKAIQSEKPTYQVIQPINGDPFIGSLETPVTSSPLIAWYLSNLPAYRTAVNPLLRGVEVGLAHGFLLVGPFVKAGPLRNTPYAGGAGSLAAAGLVVILSICLTIYGVASFNEGQPSTAPSLTLTGRKKEPDQLQTADGWAKFTGGFFFGGISGVTWAYFLLYVLDLPYYFK